The following coding sequences lie in one Heliangelus exortis chromosome 8, bHelExo1.hap1, whole genome shotgun sequence genomic window:
- the GIPC2 gene encoding PDZ domain-containing protein GIPC2 isoform X3 codes for MFCTLNTHKADMEKLLGAQIGLEDFIFAHVKGQRKEVEILKTDDVLGLTITDNGTGCAFIKRIREGSLMDQTKMICVGDHIETINGKNVSDCRHYEVAKMLKDLEKGQVFKLQLIEPMKAFEKLGPRSKGGTLTQAKNSKGRETLRLRTKGPATVEEMPSEAEEKAIKKVDELLETYMGIRDIELAATMVEAGRDKKNPDEFAVALDETLGDFAFPDEFVFDVWGAIGDAKQGRLE; via the exons ATGTTTTGCACTTTGAACACTCATAAAGCTGATATGGAAAAGCTCTTAGGTGCACAAATTGGCCTTGAAGATTTCATATTTGCCCATGTAAAAGGACAACGAAAAGAAGTGGAAATTCTTAAAACTGATGATGTGCTTGGACTTACCATTACAGACAATGGAACCGGCTGTGCGTTTATTAAG AGAATCAGAGAAGGTAGCCTTATGGACCAAACCAAAATGATCTGCGTGGGTGATCACATAGAGACTATAAATGGAAAAAACGTGTCAGATTGTCGGCATTATGAAGTTGCCAAAATGCTAAAAGATCTGGAGAAGGGTCAGGTGTTTAAGCTGCAGTTGATAGAGCCCATGAAAGCATTTG AAAAGCTGGGACCAAGATCCAAAGGTGGAACtttgacacaggcaaaaaacTCCAAAGGGAGAGAAACTCTTCGGCTGAGAACTAAAGGCCCTGCTACTGTGGAGGAAATG ccaagtgaagctgaagaaaaagcaattaaaaaagtGGATGAGCTTCTTGAAACATACATGGGCATAAGAGATATTGAATTAG CTGCAACAATGGTGGAAGCTGGGAGAGACAAGAAAAACCCAGATGAATTTGCAGTGGCACTGGATGAAACTCTTGGAGACTTTGCATTTCCAGATGAGTTTGTGTTTGATGTATGGGGAGCAATAGGTGATGCTAAGCAAGGACGACTGGAATGA
- the GIPC2 gene encoding PDZ domain-containing protein GIPC2 isoform X2, with product MSKLGWEQNMTDTVSKGTLLHSHDVCQIMFCTLNTHKADMEKLLGAQIGLEDFIFAHVKGQRKEVEILKTDDVLGLTITDNGTGCAFIKRIREGSLMDQTKMICVGDHIETINGKNVSDCRHYEVAKMLKDLEKGQVFKLQLIEPMKAFEKLGPRSKGGTLTQAKNSKGRETLRLRTKGPATVEEMPSEAEEKAIKKVDELLETYMGIRDIELAATMVEAGRDKKNPDEFAVALDETLGDFAFPDEFVFDVWGAIGDAKQGRLE from the exons ATCATGTTTTGCACTTTGAACACTCATAAAGCTGATATGGAAAAGCTCTTAGGTGCACAAATTGGCCTTGAAGATTTCATATTTGCCCATGTAAAAGGACAACGAAAAGAAGTGGAAATTCTTAAAACTGATGATGTGCTTGGACTTACCATTACAGACAATGGAACCGGCTGTGCGTTTATTAAG AGAATCAGAGAAGGTAGCCTTATGGACCAAACCAAAATGATCTGCGTGGGTGATCACATAGAGACTATAAATGGAAAAAACGTGTCAGATTGTCGGCATTATGAAGTTGCCAAAATGCTAAAAGATCTGGAGAAGGGTCAGGTGTTTAAGCTGCAGTTGATAGAGCCCATGAAAGCATTTG AAAAGCTGGGACCAAGATCCAAAGGTGGAACtttgacacaggcaaaaaacTCCAAAGGGAGAGAAACTCTTCGGCTGAGAACTAAAGGCCCTGCTACTGTGGAGGAAATG ccaagtgaagctgaagaaaaagcaattaaaaaagtGGATGAGCTTCTTGAAACATACATGGGCATAAGAGATATTGAATTAG CTGCAACAATGGTGGAAGCTGGGAGAGACAAGAAAAACCCAGATGAATTTGCAGTGGCACTGGATGAAACTCTTGGAGACTTTGCATTTCCAGATGAGTTTGTGTTTGATGTATGGGGAGCAATAGGTGATGCTAAGCAAGGACGACTGGAATGA